The genomic DNA GCACGAGCTAACGAATGGGGAGCGGTTTGTGAAAGTGCGCGcctttttcatttccatGAAGTCGTGGAGAATGCCTTTCTCTGCTTGCAAGCCGTTTCATCGCCTAGAAGCAAGCGTTCCTCGTGGAACAAATTGTTCAAGTCTGCGTTGCAATCCACATCTTTGCTCGACCAAATCCTTGAAGCAGAGAGTCATCTGAATACTGCCATCAACGATCTACAGATGGAGCAGTCCAACGCCATCTTCTCACAACTGGTAGACGTCTCGAAAGGGGTTGCAGAGTTGCTTGACCACTTTGGAACTCTAGCTATGAGCCAATCGAATCCTTCCGTGACCATCCAGCAACAGTTTGATAAGGTGTTGGCGGATGCACAGGCACAAGCCCCAGAAGTTGCCGTTTCTATCACCGGTGACACAATAAACCATGCAGTACGAGAGTATGACTCTCTCAACCATGCGGAAGCTGAGATTGTTTTATctcaacagcaacaaaagataTTGTTTCGTCCATCAAAAGAGGATGTACTTGCTATCTCGCTTAATTCATCATCACTGAAGTTCAGCGATGACCGAAGAAACCTTCTGGGCGGTGGAGGATTTGCAGAAGTGTTTCGTGGAACCTATGACCACCGGCCAGTCGCGGTCAAGCGCCTCAAGGCGTACGACGGAGATCTGGCGTCTCTCTCTCAAAACCAAATCTCTCGTGATGTGGAACGCCTCGCTGCAGAAGCCATTTTGACGCACAAGTGCGGCAAGCATTCCAATATCATCCACATTGTTGGATGTCTTACCATACTGAATGAAGTGGAGAGACCTCTCATTGTCATGGAGCTAATGCATACAACTTTATTTGACGCTCTACATGATCAAAACCAAAAGGATACTATGGGATATTCTCGTCGGCTGTATCTGTTAAAAGGTATTGCCGGAGCCTTAGAGTTTCTTCATCTGCAAGGAATTGTCCACCATGATATCAAGTCTCTAAATATCTTGCTGAACAATCAATTGACTGTTGCCAAGTTGGCTGACTTTGGCGAATCTAAAGTAAAAGGCCTCCACACCACGAAATTCCGTCTGAATACAATAATGGCCACCACCAGTCACAAGGGCAATCAGGTAGCAGGTACAGCCGCCTACCAGGCACCAGAAATTCTCTCTGAAGAAGTTAGTGACACATCACGCGTTTGCGAGATGTTTTCGTTTGGGGTAACAGTGTGGGAGTGCCTAACAGGCAGCATTCCACACATGGGTAAAAAGGAATCATCTATTGCTCTTTTAGCTGCAAACAAGAAGCACCTACCCATGCTTGATGTGCCCTCACGTCCGGTTATAGATCTTCCAGAGATGGAATTGGCTTCCTGGAAAGCACTGAAGGTGATTGCAACAATGTGCATCTCGCGCGATCGCTCAATTAGGCCGACTGCTTCTGTCGTAGTGGGACTTTGGCATAGAGTAAAGACTGCAGGAAAGGTCGAACCTTTTTCGTTCTCTCTCGAAAACTTGTCTACAGCCAAAACTGGTGGCATTGTCAACACCTTGTTGCCTACAGATTTCGGGACCCAGGGATCAGCAAGTCAAGCACAAGACCACGAGG from Phaeodactylum tricornutum CCAP 1055/1 chromosome 22, whole genome shotgun sequence includes the following:
- a CDS encoding predicted protein, translated to MADAIFFSIVALAKAGIECCRNAQICKDEAARIGKRLTIVVARANEWGAVCESARLFHFHEVVENAFLCLQAVSSPRSKRSSWNKLFKSALQSTSLLDQILEAESHLNTAINDLQMEQSNAIFSQLVDVSKGVAELLDHFGTLAMSQSNPSVTIQQQFDKVLADAQAQAPEVAVSITGDTINHAVREYDSLNHAEAEIVLSQQQQKILFRPSKEDVLAISLNSSSLKFSDDRRNLLGGGGFAEVFRGTYDHRPVAVKRLKAYDGDLASLSQNQISRDVERLAAEAILTHKCGKHSNIIHIVGCLTILNEVERPLIVMELMHTTLFDALHDQNQKDTMGYSRRLYLLKGIAGALEFLHLQGIVHHDIKSLNILLNNQLTVAKLADFGESKVKGLHTTKFRLNTIMATTSHKGNQVAGTAAYQAPEILSEEVSDTSRVCEMFSFGVTVWECLTGSIPHMGKKESSIALLAANKKHLPMLDVPSRPVIDLPEMELASWKALKVIATMCISRDRSIRPTASVVVGLWHRVKTAGKVEPFSFSLENLSTAKTGGIVNTLLPTDFGTQGSASQAQDHEEESKAEYGTFSKKRCYSGLSVYASIVVLLGSIVVLTVTLVPRTSPESPSPLLARLSLQTTEDLYDAVDVYVGATRPITSIAATKYGYPIGSWDVSQITNFTQVFDGLGRNRAIRMFDEDLSSWDVSAATTMQSMFNGADAFNSNLSAWNVSQVTDMSFMFWGASTFNGDLSSWKVDRVENIKSMFGGAGAFNGDLSAWNVSLVTDMSFMFWGASTFDGDLSSWSVDRVTSMESMFEGAGAFKGDLSLWNVRQVTDMSFMFWRASSFNGDLSSWDVEQVTGMQSMFQFAAAFNGDLSNWDVRNVTTMQDMFYGATSFTGTLCSWLEKLPLDCNVDKMFFMAQSCTDRADIILPIGPMCHTCTT